Proteins encoded together in one Thermomonospora curvata DSM 43183 window:
- a CDS encoding SulP family inorganic anion transporter, with the protein MTLKPLTATVVRRDLPASFVVFLVTVPLSLGIAVASGAPVAAGLIAAIVGGIAAGALGGSPLQVSGPAAGLTLLVASLVQTYGWRATCTITLLAGLVQLLLGAGRVARAALAVSPAVVYGMLAGIGVVLILAQIHVVLGGSPQHSALHNVLELPGQLVGHHSHAVLVGLLTIAVLVSWGRLPLPWRGTAGAVARWVPAPLPAVVAATVTAWALGWDVPRVELPDGLFDDWQAPAMPSGSPLAITGAVVAVAVVAGVETLLCSLGVDRMRPPGTPRSDLDRELAGQGAANVLSGLLGGLPVAGVAVRSTANINAGARTRAATVMHGAWVLLLALLCGPVIELVPLSALAALLVAMGYKLIDIARVRDLRNHREAPVYFVTLGGVVLLGLGEGVLLGIVLTAWMALRRLTRLSVSVEEAAGRWHVAVTGSLTFLGVPQLMGVLRQVPAGASVDLDLNVDFMDHAAFEAVHDWRLSHERQGGEVDIDEIHECWYERAVTGETSPARKSPPPGRWWAPWANRWRRNNRSSPDASEMSPRSLLLAGVREYHGQMAPLVRPILAELAFQQTPEHLFITCVDSRVVPNIITASGPGDLFILRNVGNLVPRHGSRLADDSVMAAVEYATNVLRIKTITVCGHSNCGAMAGVLAGGTEVEHLPGLSRWLKHANHSLARFVEAEPNDGQSPLSRLCQINVQQQLDNLLTYPWLHRLVEAGELELVGLYLDLETAKVHILDRQASKFVPIPDDASGDVENLSTTT; encoded by the coding sequence CTGGTGGCCTCGCTGGTGCAGACCTATGGGTGGCGGGCCACCTGCACCATCACCCTCCTGGCCGGGCTGGTGCAGCTGCTGCTGGGGGCCGGGCGGGTCGCCCGGGCGGCCCTGGCGGTCTCCCCGGCCGTGGTGTACGGCATGCTGGCCGGGATCGGAGTGGTGCTGATCCTGGCCCAGATCCACGTGGTGCTGGGCGGCAGCCCGCAGCACTCGGCCCTGCACAACGTGCTGGAACTGCCCGGCCAGCTGGTCGGCCACCACTCCCACGCGGTGCTGGTCGGGCTGTTGACCATCGCCGTGCTGGTGAGCTGGGGGCGGCTGCCGCTGCCGTGGCGGGGCACGGCCGGTGCGGTGGCGCGCTGGGTGCCCGCCCCGCTGCCCGCCGTCGTCGCGGCCACCGTCACCGCCTGGGCGCTGGGCTGGGACGTGCCCCGTGTGGAGCTGCCCGACGGTCTGTTCGACGACTGGCAGGCCCCGGCCATGCCGTCGGGATCACCGCTGGCGATCACCGGGGCGGTGGTGGCGGTGGCCGTGGTCGCCGGAGTGGAGACGCTGCTGTGCAGCCTGGGCGTGGACCGGATGCGCCCGCCGGGGACGCCGCGCAGCGACCTGGACCGGGAGCTGGCCGGGCAGGGCGCGGCCAATGTGCTCTCCGGCCTGCTGGGCGGGCTGCCGGTGGCGGGCGTGGCGGTGCGCAGCACGGCCAACATCAACGCCGGGGCGCGCACCCGGGCCGCCACCGTCATGCACGGGGCGTGGGTGCTGCTGCTGGCGCTGCTGTGCGGGCCGGTGATCGAGCTGGTTCCGCTGTCGGCGCTGGCCGCGCTGCTGGTGGCGATGGGTTACAAGCTGATCGACATCGCCCGCGTCCGGGACCTGCGCAACCACCGCGAGGCGCCGGTGTACTTCGTCACGCTGGGCGGGGTGGTGCTGCTGGGCCTGGGCGAGGGCGTGCTGCTGGGGATCGTGCTGACGGCCTGGATGGCGCTGCGGCGGCTGACCCGGCTGTCGGTGAGCGTGGAGGAGGCGGCCGGGCGCTGGCATGTGGCGGTGACCGGCTCGCTGACCTTCCTGGGGGTGCCCCAGCTGATGGGCGTGCTGCGCCAGGTCCCGGCCGGCGCGTCGGTCGATCTGGACCTGAACGTGGACTTCATGGACCACGCCGCCTTCGAGGCCGTGCACGACTGGCGGCTGTCGCACGAGCGGCAGGGTGGCGAAGTAGACATAGATGAAATCCACGAATGTTGGTACGAAAGGGCTGTGACCGGAGAAACGTCCCCAGCGCGTAAATCACCGCCACCCGGGCGCTGGTGGGCGCCTTGGGCGAATCGGTGGCGGCGGAACAACAGGAGCAGCCCCGACGCTTCGGAGATGTCTCCGCGTTCGCTGCTGCTGGCGGGGGTGCGCGAGTACCACGGTCAGATGGCGCCGCTGGTCCGTCCGATCCTGGCCGAGCTGGCCTTCCAGCAAACGCCCGAGCACCTGTTCATCACCTGCGTGGACTCCCGGGTGGTGCCCAACATCATCACCGCCAGCGGGCCGGGAGACCTGTTCATCCTCCGCAACGTGGGCAACCTGGTGCCCCGTCACGGCTCCCGGCTGGCCGACGACTCGGTGATGGCGGCGGTGGAATACGCCACCAATGTGCTGCGCATCAAAACGATCACGGTGTGCGGGCACTCCAACTGCGGCGCCATGGCCGGTGTGCTGGCCGGCGGCACCGAAGTGGAGCATCTGCCCGGCCTGTCGCGGTGGCTCAAGCACGCCAACCACAGCCTGGCCCGCTTCGTGGAGGCCGAGCCCAACGACGGGCAGTCCCCGCTCAGCCGGCTGTGCCAGATCAACGTCCAGCAGCAGCTGGACAACCTGCTGACCTACCCGTGGCTGCACCGGCTGGTGGAGGCCGGCGAGCTGGAGCTGGTCGGTCTCTATCTGGATCTGGAGACGGCCAAGGTGCACATCCTCGACCGGCAGGCATCGAAGTTCGTCCCGATTCCCGACGATGCCTCCGGTGACGTCGAGAACCTGTCCACCACCACCTGA